One genomic window of Salirhabdus salicampi includes the following:
- the secA gene encoding preprotein translocase subunit SecA, translating to MRGLLKKVFGDPTAKQLKKYGAIADRIESLEPEMKLLSDDALKNKTKEFQERYENGESLDDMLVEAYAVVREASQRVLHMRPYYVQLLGAIAMHEGNIAEMKTGEGKTLASTMPVYLNAITKKGVHVVTVNDYLADRDAKEMGQLYNFLGLTVGLNMSGMSKEEKRDAYAADVTYGTNNEFGFDYLRDNMVLYKEQMVQRPLHYAIIDEVDSILIDEARTPLIISGTAQKSANLYRQADSFASTLKNDEDYTFDEKTKNVQLTEEGINKAERFFSVENLYDLSNVSLTHHINQALKAHVIMKRDTDYVVQEGEVVIVDQFTGRLMKGRRYSDGLHQAIEAKEGLQVQKESMTLATITFQNLFRMYEKLAGMTGTAKTEEEEFRNIYNMDVVVIPTNRLIQRDDRADLIYKTIEGKYRALVKDIKERHEKGQPILVGTVAVETSEIISQQLKKAGVKHNVLNAKNHFREAEIILEAGQKGAVTIATNMAGRGTDIKLGEGVKEVGGLAVIGTERHESRRIDNQLRGRAGRQGDPGVSQFYLSMEDELMRRFGSDNMKNMMDRLGMDDDQPIESKMVSRAVESAQKRVEGNNFDARKTLLSYDDVLRQQREIIYKQRFEVLDSANLREIIEGMIQSTLDRVVSTHTQDELDENWDLQSIVDYVRANLLEQAEITVDHLKGKEPEEITEFIMDKVKAKYDEKEQELSDEQMREFEKVILLRTVDTKWMDHIDQMDQLRQGIHLRAYGQTDPLREYQMEGFAMFEQMIASIEEEVTRYIMKAQIRENLQRQEVVKGATAVSGGNHREQKKRKPVVKKETVRRNDPCPCGSGKKYKQCCGR from the coding sequence ATGCGTGGATTATTGAAAAAAGTATTTGGAGATCCAACTGCAAAGCAGTTAAAGAAGTACGGAGCCATTGCTGATCGAATTGAATCGTTAGAACCAGAGATGAAATTACTATCAGATGATGCGTTGAAAAATAAGACAAAAGAATTTCAAGAACGATATGAAAACGGTGAATCATTAGACGACATGTTAGTAGAAGCATACGCGGTTGTACGGGAAGCGTCACAGCGTGTATTACACATGCGTCCATATTATGTTCAGTTACTTGGTGCAATTGCGATGCACGAAGGTAACATTGCCGAAATGAAAACAGGTGAGGGGAAAACATTAGCTTCTACAATGCCTGTTTACTTGAATGCAATTACGAAAAAAGGTGTACATGTAGTTACAGTAAACGACTATTTAGCAGACCGTGATGCAAAGGAAATGGGACAACTTTATAATTTTCTCGGTTTAACCGTAGGGTTAAACATGAGCGGAATGTCTAAAGAAGAAAAACGGGATGCCTATGCAGCTGACGTTACATACGGTACGAACAATGAATTTGGGTTTGATTACTTACGTGACAACATGGTGCTCTATAAAGAGCAAATGGTACAGCGCCCACTTCATTATGCGATTATTGATGAGGTCGACTCCATTTTAATTGATGAGGCACGTACACCGCTTATCATATCAGGTACAGCGCAAAAATCAGCGAATTTATATCGTCAGGCTGATTCATTTGCGAGTACGTTAAAAAATGATGAAGATTATACGTTTGATGAAAAAACGAAAAACGTTCAATTAACGGAAGAAGGTATCAATAAGGCAGAGCGCTTTTTTAGTGTTGAAAACTTATATGATCTGTCCAATGTATCGTTAACTCACCACATTAACCAGGCGTTAAAAGCTCACGTAATAATGAAACGGGATACGGATTACGTTGTCCAAGAAGGAGAAGTTGTCATCGTTGACCAGTTTACTGGGCGTTTAATGAAAGGGCGTCGCTATAGTGATGGGCTTCACCAAGCGATCGAAGCGAAGGAAGGATTGCAAGTCCAAAAGGAAAGCATGACCCTTGCGACGATTACGTTCCAAAACCTTTTCCGCATGTATGAAAAACTTGCAGGTATGACAGGTACAGCGAAAACAGAAGAGGAAGAGTTCCGTAACATATATAACATGGACGTTGTCGTTATCCCAACAAACCGTCTGATCCAACGGGATGATCGTGCAGACTTAATCTATAAAACGATAGAAGGGAAGTACCGTGCCCTTGTTAAGGATATTAAGGAACGCCATGAGAAAGGACAACCTATCCTCGTTGGTACTGTAGCTGTTGAAACATCCGAAATTATTTCACAGCAATTGAAAAAGGCGGGCGTAAAACATAATGTATTGAACGCGAAAAATCATTTTCGTGAAGCGGAAATTATATTAGAAGCAGGCCAAAAAGGTGCTGTGACCATTGCAACTAACATGGCTGGTCGTGGAACAGACATTAAATTAGGTGAAGGTGTGAAAGAGGTAGGCGGACTCGCAGTAATTGGTACGGAACGTCATGAGTCAAGACGTATTGATAACCAGTTGCGTGGACGTGCTGGCCGTCAAGGTGATCCAGGTGTTTCTCAGTTTTATTTATCAATGGAAGACGAGTTAATGCGTCGATTCGGGTCCGACAATATGAAAAATATGATGGACCGTCTCGGGATGGATGACGATCAGCCGATTGAGAGTAAAATGGTGTCTCGTGCAGTAGAATCAGCACAAAAACGTGTAGAAGGAAATAACTTTGACGCACGTAAAACATTGCTGTCATATGATGACGTCCTACGCCAACAGCGTGAAATTATTTATAAGCAACGCTTTGAAGTGCTGGATTCGGCAAACTTGCGAGAAATTATTGAAGGTATGATTCAATCTACGCTAGATCGGGTTGTCAGTACTCATACGCAGGATGAACTTGACGAGAATTGGGACTTACAATCAATTGTTGATTATGTACGAGCGAACTTGCTTGAGCAAGCCGAAATTACGGTTGATCATTTGAAAGGGAAAGAGCCGGAAGAAATTACCGAGTTCATTATGGATAAAGTAAAAGCGAAGTATGATGAAAAAGAACAGGAACTATCTGACGAACAAATGCGTGAGTTTGAAAAGGTTATCCTACTTCGTACTGTTGATACCAAATGGATGGATCATATTGACCAAATGGATCAACTACGTCAAGGTATCCATCTACGTGCATACGGCCAAACTGATCCATTACGTGAGTATCAAATGGAAGGGTTTGCGATGTTCGAGCAAATGATCGCTTCGATTGAAGAAGAGGTAACGCGCTACATTATGAAGGCGCAAATCCGTGAGAACTTACAGCGACAAGAAGTTGTAAAAGGTGCCACGGCTGTAAGCGGGGGCAATCACCGTGAACAGAAGAAGCGGAAACCAGTAGTGAAAAAAGAAACGGTTAGAAGAAACGACCCATGCCCTTGTGGAAGTGGGAAGAAATATAAACAATGTTGTGGACGTTAA